A genomic region of Trueperaceae bacterium contains the following coding sequences:
- a CDS encoding GDP-L-fucose synthase, whose protein sequence is MSELVPGPRIYVAGHRGLVGSAIVRKLREKGHTRLITRSSAELDLRDRRAVDSFFERERPELVFLAAARVGGIVANQRNPADFIYDNLAIATNVIDASFRYGVRKLLNLGSSCIYPKHASQPIDEDQLLSGALEATNRAYAIAKIAAIEMCDSYRRQHGCDFVSAMPTNLYGPNDNFDLETSHVLPALLRKMHEARERGSSSVEVWGSGEPRREFLHVDDLADACLFLMANVSREGPINVGVGKDISIRELAELIREIVGFDGELVFDRSKPDGTPRKLLDVSLLSSLGWRAQIGLREGIRGTYDWFLEHRLDAVA, encoded by the coding sequence GTGTCTGAACTAGTTCCCGGACCCCGCATCTACGTCGCCGGTCACCGTGGCCTGGTGGGCAGCGCGATCGTGCGGAAGCTCCGGGAGAAGGGCCACACACGGCTCATCACCAGGAGTTCCGCCGAGTTGGACCTGCGGGACCGCCGTGCCGTGGACTCGTTCTTCGAACGGGAACGGCCCGAACTGGTGTTCCTCGCGGCCGCCAGGGTCGGCGGCATCGTAGCCAACCAGCGCAACCCCGCCGACTTCATCTACGACAACCTCGCCATCGCGACCAACGTCATCGACGCCTCGTTCCGTTACGGCGTGAGGAAGCTGTTGAACCTGGGTTCCTCGTGCATCTACCCGAAGCACGCCTCGCAGCCGATCGACGAAGACCAGCTGCTGAGCGGCGCGCTCGAGGCCACCAATCGCGCCTACGCCATCGCCAAAATCGCCGCGATCGAGATGTGCGACTCCTACCGTCGCCAGCACGGCTGCGACTTCGTGAGCGCTATGCCCACGAACCTGTACGGTCCCAACGACAACTTCGATCTGGAGACCTCCCACGTCCTGCCGGCACTCCTGCGCAAGATGCACGAGGCCAGGGAGCGGGGCTCCAGCTCGGTCGAGGTGTGGGGCAGCGGCGAACCACGCCGCGAGTTCCTGCACGTGGACGACCTCGCGGACGCCTGCCTCTTCCTCATGGCGAACGTCTCACGGGAGGGCCCGATCAACGTAGGTGTGGGCAAGGACATCAGCATCCGCGAACTCGCCGAGCTGATCCGCGAGATCGTCGGATTCGACGGCGAACTGGTCTTCGACCGCAGCAAACCCGACGGGACGCCTCGCAAGCTGCTCGACGTGTCGCTGCTCTCGTCACTCGGCTGGCGCGCGCAGATCGGGCTGCGGGAAGGCATCCGGGGCACCTACGACTGGTTCCTGGAGCACCGGCTCGATGCGGTTGCCTGA
- a CDS encoding DegT/DnrJ/EryC1/StrS aminotransferase family protein produces the protein MRAEFLPYSPPTIHREEIDEVVDTLRSNWITTGPKTRAFEVQFGEYVQAPGAASLMLNSCTAGLHLALVTLGIGPGDEVIVPTLTFAATANVVEHVGATPVLVDVLPDTLCIDPMAARQAVTPRTRAIMPVHYAGHPAEMDEIAAIAHEFGLAIVEDAAHALPASYKGKTIGSGHNFAAFSFYATKNMTTGEGGALTGPPELLERARVAALHGMSADGWRRYEKNGSWCYDIVAPGFKYNMTDIQAALGIHQLRRLASFHERRRQISNRYCRSFSADPALEVPIELGHVRSAWHLYVLRLRPERLTIDRDSFIRILGELNIGTSVHFIPLHTMSFYREKYGYCAEQFPVATAAFERMLSIPLHPGLGERDVDDVVNAVLETVERHRS, from the coding sequence ATGCGTGCCGAATTCCTTCCCTACTCGCCCCCTACGATCCACCGCGAGGAGATCGACGAAGTGGTCGATACCCTCCGCTCCAACTGGATAACTACCGGACCCAAGACGAGGGCGTTCGAGGTTCAGTTCGGCGAGTACGTGCAGGCTCCGGGAGCTGCCTCGCTGATGCTCAACTCGTGCACCGCGGGCCTCCATCTGGCGCTGGTGACCCTTGGCATCGGGCCAGGCGACGAGGTCATCGTTCCGACCCTTACCTTCGCCGCCACTGCCAACGTGGTCGAGCACGTAGGCGCCACCCCGGTACTGGTCGACGTCCTCCCCGACACACTCTGCATCGACCCGATGGCGGCCAGGCAGGCGGTGACTCCCCGAACCCGTGCGATCATGCCGGTCCACTACGCCGGCCATCCGGCCGAGATGGACGAGATCGCCGCCATCGCCCACGAGTTCGGGCTGGCAATCGTCGAGGACGCCGCCCATGCGCTGCCAGCGAGCTACAAGGGGAAGACCATCGGCAGCGGGCACAACTTCGCCGCCTTCAGCTTCTACGCCACGAAGAACATGACGACCGGGGAGGGCGGAGCGCTCACCGGTCCCCCCGAACTGCTCGAGCGAGCCCGGGTGGCTGCGCTCCACGGAATGTCTGCCGACGGCTGGCGACGCTACGAGAAGAACGGCTCCTGGTGCTACGACATCGTCGCTCCGGGTTTCAAGTACAACATGACCGACATCCAGGCGGCGCTCGGCATCCACCAACTCCGTCGTCTCGCGAGCTTCCACGAACGACGCCGGCAGATCTCGAACCGCTACTGCCGCTCGTTCTCGGCAGATCCCGCCCTCGAGGTACCGATCGAACTGGGGCACGTGCGCAGCGCCTGGCACCTCTACGTCCTCAGGCTCAGGCCCGAGCGGCTGACGATCGATCGCGACAGCTTCATCCGGATCCTGGGCGAACTGAACATCGGCACCAGCGTCCACTTCATCCCGCTCCACACCATGAGCTTCTACCGGGAGAAGTACGGCTACTGCGCGGAACAGTTCCCGGTAGCCACGGCTGCCTTCGAGCGGATGCTGTCGATACCGCTCCATCCCGGGCTTGGCGAACGGGACGTCGACGACGTCGTCAACGCCGTGCTGGAGACCGTCGAGCGGCACCGGAGCTGA
- the gmd gene encoding GDP-mannose 4,6-dehydratase — MSRRALITGITGQDGSYLTELLLAEGYEVHGIIRRSSSFNTDRIDHLYVDPHRSGARMLLHYGDLSDGPGLRRILEEVQPHEVYNLGAQSHVGVSFNQPEYTCDIDGLGTLRLLEAVRDYALRTGSEVRFYQAGTSEMFGATPPPQSETTPFYPRSPYAAAKVMSYHLVRNYREAYGLFACNGILFNHESERRGETFVTRKITRAATRIKLGLQDKLYLGNLDARRDWGHASDYVAAMHLMLQAEEPDDYVVATGSSHSVREFVELVFDSLDLDWQEYVAIDPRYYRPTEVDALCGDASKAREKLGWCPTVSIEELVRRMVKHDLELAKQERTLHDAGHEVPLRGVASV; from the coding sequence ATGAGTCGACGTGCACTGATCACCGGTATCACGGGCCAGGACGGTTCCTATCTCACGGAACTGCTCCTCGCCGAAGGCTACGAGGTCCACGGCATTATCCGCCGCAGCAGCAGTTTCAATACCGACAGGATCGATCACCTCTACGTCGATCCGCACCGGTCGGGAGCGAGGATGCTGCTTCACTACGGCGACCTCTCGGACGGGCCGGGCCTGCGCCGGATCCTGGAGGAGGTGCAACCTCACGAGGTGTACAACCTGGGCGCCCAGTCGCACGTGGGCGTTAGCTTCAACCAGCCCGAGTACACCTGCGACATCGATGGCCTGGGTACACTCCGCCTGCTGGAGGCCGTCCGCGACTACGCGTTGAGGACCGGCTCCGAGGTCCGCTTCTACCAGGCCGGGACCAGCGAGATGTTCGGCGCCACGCCCCCGCCGCAGAGCGAAACGACGCCGTTCTACCCCCGTTCGCCCTACGCGGCGGCCAAGGTGATGTCGTACCACCTGGTGCGTAATTATCGTGAGGCGTATGGCCTCTTCGCCTGCAACGGCATCCTCTTCAACCACGAGTCCGAGCGGCGCGGCGAGACGTTCGTGACCAGGAAGATCACCAGGGCCGCGACCAGGATCAAGCTGGGTCTTCAGGACAAGCTCTACCTGGGGAACCTCGACGCGAGGCGCGACTGGGGGCACGCCTCCGACTACGTGGCGGCCATGCATCTGATGCTGCAGGCCGAGGAGCCGGACGACTACGTGGTGGCCACCGGATCGTCGCACAGCGTGCGCGAGTTCGTCGAACTGGTGTTCGACTCGCTCGATCTCGACTGGCAGGAGTACGTCGCCATAGACCCCCGTTACTACCGGCCCACCGAGGTCGACGCCCTCTGCGGCGACGCCTCCAAGGCGCGCGAGAAGCTGGGCTGGTGTCCTACCGTTTCCATCGAAGAGCTCGTCCGCAGGATGGTCAAGCACGATCTCGAGCTGGCGAAGCAGGAGCGGACCCTGCACGATGCCGGCCACGAGGTTCCTCTGCGAGGGGTGGCTAGTGTCTGA
- a CDS encoding SDR family oxidoreductase: MKILITGTEGYLGSLLAPILMDRGHDVIGVDTGFYKEGWLFNGVDRTPLTLVKDLRRLELSDFEGVDAVVHMAELSNDPAGALAPDITYEINHKGSIHIAQLAKRAGVERFVYMSSCSVYGVAEGGEVDELSDVNPQTAYGICKTLVERDVMPMAGDDFSPTFLRNATAYGASPRMRFDIVLNNLAGWAWTTREIKMSSDGSPWRPLVHALDIAKAIRCALEAPRETVHGEIFNVGDSRHNYRVREIAEIVARVFPGCELSFGDNGGDNRSYRVNFEKINSQLPGFACEWDAERGARQLRAVFERIAMSAETFEWRGFTRLKALQHLIRTGQIDENFYWTEPERLEVAA, translated from the coding sequence ATGAAGATCCTGATCACCGGTACCGAAGGCTATCTTGGTTCACTGCTGGCGCCGATCCTGATGGACAGGGGGCACGACGTCATCGGCGTCGACACCGGCTTCTACAAGGAGGGCTGGTTGTTCAACGGCGTCGACCGCACGCCGCTGACACTGGTCAAGGACCTCCGGCGGCTCGAGCTGTCGGACTTCGAGGGAGTCGACGCCGTCGTGCACATGGCGGAACTCTCGAACGATCCGGCCGGGGCGCTCGCTCCCGACATCACCTACGAGATCAACCACAAGGGCTCGATCCACATCGCCCAGCTGGCGAAGCGGGCGGGGGTCGAGAGATTCGTCTACATGTCCTCGTGCAGCGTCTACGGCGTGGCCGAAGGCGGCGAGGTCGACGAGCTCTCGGACGTCAACCCGCAGACGGCCTACGGCATCTGCAAGACGCTGGTCGAGCGTGACGTGATGCCCATGGCGGGCGACGACTTCTCACCCACATTCCTGCGCAACGCCACCGCCTACGGCGCCTCACCGCGGATGCGCTTCGACATCGTCCTGAACAACCTGGCAGGCTGGGCATGGACTACCCGGGAGATCAAGATGTCCTCCGACGGATCCCCCTGGAGGCCGCTGGTGCACGCGCTCGACATCGCCAAGGCGATCCGCTGCGCGCTCGAGGCGCCGCGCGAGACCGTGCACGGCGAAATCTTCAACGTCGGCGACAGCCGCCACAACTACCGGGTCCGGGAGATAGCCGAGATCGTCGCCCGCGTCTTCCCCGGCTGCGAGCTCAGCTTCGGCGACAACGGCGGCGACAACCGCTCCTATCGAGTGAACTTCGAGAAGATCAATTCGCAGCTGCCCGGCTTCGCCTGCGAATGGGACGCCGAGCGCGGCGCGAGGCAGCTCCGCGCCGTGTTCGAGAGGATCGCGATGAGCGCCGAAACCTTCGAGTGGCGTGGCTTCACCCGCCTCAAGGCGCTCCAGCACCTCATCCGCACCGGGCAGATAGACGAGAACTTCTACTGGACCGAGCCGGAACGGCTGGAGGTGGCGGCGTGA
- the rfbC gene encoding dTDP-4-dehydrorhamnose 3,5-epimerase, translating into MIFTRTPLQDAWLIDLDLKQDDRGFFARTFCMNEFEEHGLEKFTAQCNLSFNHRAGTLRGMHYQLPPAAEAKLVRCVKGAIYDVIIDLRPESPTYLRHFGVRLDDENRRALYVPPLFAHGYQALTDGAEVSYQVSEFYTPGQERGLRYDDPAFDIEWPMEVTVISDKDASWPAFESEAVTS; encoded by the coding sequence GTGATCTTCACCCGGACCCCACTCCAGGACGCCTGGCTCATCGACCTCGACCTGAAGCAGGACGACCGCGGATTCTTCGCCCGGACCTTCTGCATGAACGAGTTCGAGGAGCACGGCCTCGAGAAGTTCACGGCCCAGTGCAACCTCTCCTTCAACCATCGGGCCGGGACCTTGCGGGGGATGCACTATCAGCTCCCGCCGGCCGCCGAGGCGAAACTCGTCCGCTGCGTCAAGGGCGCGATCTACGACGTGATCATCGACCTCAGGCCGGAGTCGCCGACCTACCTGCGGCACTTCGGGGTAAGACTCGACGACGAGAACCGGCGCGCGCTCTACGTTCCCCCGCTCTTCGCGCACGGCTATCAGGCGCTGACCGATGGCGCCGAGGTGAGCTACCAGGTCAGCGAGTTCTATACCCCGGGGCAGGAGCGTGGACTGCGCTACGACGACCCTGCCTTCGACATCGAGTGGCCCATGGAGGTAACCGTCATCTCCGACAAGGACGCCTCCTGGCCGGCGTTCGAGAGCGAAGCGGTGACCTCGTGA
- a CDS encoding glycosyltransferase, producing the protein MADSPVGGIAIFLGELSGGGAEKVMVTLANGIARRGHRVDLVLAVRRGPFLADVAPGVDCVDLEAGGTLRALPRLVTYLRRRRPEAVLTTLHHTSLIALWAKWLAGSQARLYMREANTPSAEQPATPRGRLLSRAARYAYPAADGVIAVSEGVAEDLRRLVPRCATRLNTIYNPVVGPELFSKSRCRAEHRWFEEAGMRVILAAGRLTVQKDFATLIRAFATLQDPDLRLLILGEGEERERLQELVAALRLTERVELPGFVSNPYAYMARASLFVLSSRWEGMPGVLIQAMACGCPVVSTDCPSGPSEVLNREELVPVGDHAALARAMERRLAAPAQRASVAERVARFSEEESIDAYLALLLGKRTDSALLPAPAPEL; encoded by the coding sequence ATGGCTGATTCGCCTGTCGGCGGCATCGCCATCTTCCTGGGCGAACTGAGCGGTGGTGGCGCCGAGAAGGTGATGGTCACCCTGGCCAACGGGATCGCCCGGCGGGGCCACCGGGTCGACCTGGTGCTGGCCGTGCGGCGCGGCCCCTTCCTCGCCGATGTAGCTCCCGGCGTCGACTGCGTAGACCTCGAGGCGGGCGGCACTCTGCGCGCCCTGCCCCGACTAGTCACTTACCTGAGGCGGCGCCGGCCCGAAGCCGTTCTAACCACCTTGCACCACACCTCACTCATCGCCCTCTGGGCGAAGTGGCTGGCAGGCTCGCAGGCCCGACTCTACATGCGGGAGGCCAACACGCCCAGCGCCGAGCAACCCGCTACCCCCCGCGGCCGGCTGCTGTCGCGAGCCGCGCGCTACGCCTACCCGGCGGCCGACGGGGTCATCGCTGTCTCCGAAGGTGTGGCCGAGGACCTCCGGCGGCTGGTTCCGCGCTGCGCTACTCGTCTCAACACCATCTACAACCCTGTCGTGGGACCCGAACTGTTCAGCAAGAGCCGCTGCCGGGCAGAGCACCGCTGGTTCGAGGAAGCCGGCATGAGGGTCATCCTGGCCGCGGGCCGTCTCACCGTTCAGAAGGATTTCGCCACGCTGATCCGCGCTTTCGCCACCCTTCAGGATCCCGACCTGAGGCTCCTGATCCTGGGCGAGGGAGAGGAGCGGGAACGGCTGCAGGAGCTCGTGGCGGCCTTGCGGCTCACGGAGCGGGTGGAGTTGCCAGGCTTCGTCTCCAACCCCTACGCCTACATGGCCCGTGCCTCCCTCTTCGTCCTGTCGTCACGGTGGGAGGGGATGCCCGGGGTGCTCATCCAGGCGATGGCGTGCGGCTGTCCGGTGGTGAGCACCGACTGTCCCAGCGGGCCCTCCGAGGTGCTGAACCGGGAGGAACTGGTGCCGGTAGGGGATCATGCAGCGCTCGCCCGGGCGATGGAACGCAGGCTTGCCGCCCCGGCTCAGAGGGCCAGTGTGGCGGAACGGGTCGCGCGCTTCTCGGAGGAGGAGAGCATCGACGCCTACCTGGCTCTGCTCCTCGGCAAGCGGACCGACAGCGCCCTGCTTCCCGCCCCGGCGCCCGAGCTGTGA
- a CDS encoding Gfo/Idh/MocA family oxidoreductase, translating to MIIVDRLLEQRAREDRPVRVGMIGAGFMGRGVANQIVNSVPGMDLVAIFNRNPEGAERAYREAGVAEFSRPTSVAELEEAIRQRRPAVTDDPFLLCRAAGIDVLIEVTGAVEFGAHVVLDAIENGKHVVLMNAELDGTVGPILRTYADSKGVILTACDGDQPGVQANLYRFVRSIGLTPLLCGNIKGLQDPYRTPTTQKAFAEKWGQKPHMVTSFADGTKISFEQAIVANGTGMTVARRGMYGYDFDGHVDEATKLYDVDELRELGGIVDYVVGARPGPGVFVYATHDDPKQRHYLNLYKLGEGPLYSFYVPYHLCHFEVPLSAARAVLAGDAVLQPLGGPLVEVVATAKRDLKSGETIDGLGGYMTYGQAERAEATERAGLLPIGIAEGCRVTRDVAKDSVLTYADVELPAGRLVDRLREEQRRKFGAVAEAVS from the coding sequence GTGATCATCGTCGACCGGCTACTCGAGCAGCGAGCCCGGGAGGACCGCCCGGTGAGGGTCGGCATGATCGGCGCCGGGTTCATGGGCCGAGGGGTCGCCAATCAGATCGTAAACAGCGTCCCCGGCATGGATCTGGTGGCGATCTTCAACCGCAACCCCGAGGGCGCCGAACGCGCCTATCGCGAGGCGGGGGTCGCGGAGTTCTCCCGGCCGACCTCGGTCGCAGAGCTGGAGGAAGCGATCAGGCAGCGCAGGCCAGCCGTCACCGACGATCCGTTCCTGCTCTGTCGCGCCGCCGGCATAGACGTCCTCATCGAGGTGACGGGCGCCGTGGAGTTCGGAGCCCACGTGGTGCTGGACGCCATCGAGAACGGCAAGCACGTGGTCCTGATGAACGCCGAGCTCGACGGCACGGTAGGGCCGATCCTCAGGACGTACGCCGACTCGAAGGGCGTGATCCTCACGGCCTGCGACGGCGACCAGCCGGGGGTCCAGGCGAACCTCTACCGGTTCGTCCGCTCGATAGGGTTGACCCCGCTGCTCTGCGGCAACATCAAGGGGTTGCAGGACCCGTACCGCACGCCCACCACTCAGAAGGCGTTCGCCGAGAAGTGGGGCCAGAAGCCGCACATGGTCACCTCGTTCGCAGACGGGACCAAGATCTCGTTCGAGCAGGCCATCGTCGCCAACGGCACCGGAATGACGGTCGCCCGCCGCGGCATGTACGGCTACGACTTCGACGGGCACGTCGACGAGGCCACGAAGCTCTACGACGTGGACGAGCTACGGGAACTCGGTGGGATCGTCGACTACGTGGTGGGCGCCAGGCCGGGACCGGGAGTGTTCGTCTACGCCACCCACGACGACCCGAAGCAGCGGCACTACCTGAACCTCTACAAGCTGGGCGAGGGCCCGCTCTACTCGTTCTACGTCCCCTACCACCTCTGCCACTTCGAGGTGCCGCTCTCTGCCGCGCGGGCCGTCCTGGCGGGTGACGCGGTTCTGCAACCGTTGGGCGGGCCGTTGGTGGAGGTAGTGGCCACCGCCAAGCGCGACCTGAAGTCCGGCGAGACGATAGACGGACTGGGCGGTTACATGACCTACGGGCAGGCCGAGCGCGCCGAGGCCACCGAGCGTGCCGGCTTGCTGCCGATAGGGATCGCCGAGGGCTGCCGCGTCACGAGGGACGTTGCGAAGGACTCGGTCCTGACCTACGCCGATGTGGAACTGCCGGCCGGGAGACTGGTGGACCGTCTGCGCGAAGAGCAGCGCCGGAAGTTCGGGGCGGTGGCCGAAGCCGTTTCCTGA
- a CDS encoding GNAT family N-acetyltransferase — MRLPDRFARRMGTAVEGSDSRSGVGRGTGGSGPGAAVRGRRTGKDRGPMRLTIVTENFYPTESSGGRLLTDLAVDLAARGVEVTAVASRASYRGRRSVACRDSYRGVEIRRVPAGSLPRENPAGRLFNELVLTLGMFVTLLVGRRADRILVTSSPPFLAPAVALAAAIRRVEVIFVVMDVFPEMAAATGLLQRGSLPYRCWDALSRFACRRATRTVVLGRCMKEVVRSKLAPGRPEPVVLPNWADGREIRPLGDDEPNRFLAKYPHLKGKFIVQYSGNLGRFHDFETVLQAADRLREREDIRFVLIGQGAKGAWLEAEISRRGLANVELLPFQPQVELVHSLAAQSVSLVTLERGAEGLCVPSKFYPILAAGKPVIAVMDGKAEVARVVAEEGIGEVVAQGDGTALAAVIDRLSRTPDLVRGMGLRARELQQRTFDRTAAVERYHELLLSLDAPGRGQPADARGPHRHRTEADPVVVSEANLDDQPRLVEMHLRYLGPRLNLASLLGPPFVRAVYHWFLTAPHAYVLKATVGDEIVGFTTLSDVPYTRPMLSACRGAALSCLLRRPWLLLNPRLIERLCHRPRGIGACHLGGIAQVGFTAVVPGYRGRGVGSRLKEASIRACRKRGCRGLLTGIGSENTASIALNERFGFRAVEGAEGRGYRYYLLRFPGPEVPAQAGAGEERARLSPAPTPAKRTHLQGMGR; from the coding sequence ATGCGGTTGCCTGACCGGTTCGCCAGGCGGATGGGAACCGCCGTCGAAGGCAGCGACTCGCGCTCCGGGGTGGGCCGCGGAACCGGTGGATCGGGGCCCGGCGCTGCAGTCCGTGGCCGGCGGACCGGCAAGGACCGCGGGCCTATGCGTCTGACGATCGTCACCGAGAACTTCTACCCGACCGAGTCGAGCGGCGGCCGGCTGCTCACCGACCTGGCGGTCGACCTGGCCGCGAGGGGCGTGGAGGTGACGGCTGTCGCCTCCAGAGCGAGCTACCGTGGCCGGCGAAGCGTCGCTTGCCGCGACAGCTACCGGGGCGTGGAGATCCGCAGAGTGCCTGCGGGAAGCCTGCCCAGGGAGAATCCGGCGGGCAGGTTGTTCAACGAGCTCGTCCTCACCCTCGGGATGTTCGTCACCCTCCTGGTTGGGCGGCGGGCAGACAGGATCCTGGTCACCTCGAGTCCTCCCTTCCTCGCCCCGGCGGTAGCGCTGGCAGCAGCCATCCGGCGGGTAGAGGTGATCTTCGTCGTCATGGACGTATTCCCCGAGATGGCCGCGGCCACCGGGCTCCTCCAACGCGGGTCGCTCCCCTATCGGTGCTGGGACGCGCTCAGCCGCTTCGCCTGCCGCCGAGCCACTCGTACCGTGGTGTTGGGCCGCTGCATGAAGGAGGTCGTTCGCTCCAAGCTGGCTCCCGGGCGACCGGAACCGGTGGTGCTGCCCAACTGGGCGGACGGCCGGGAGATACGCCCGCTCGGCGACGACGAACCCAACCGGTTCCTCGCGAAGTACCCACACCTGAAGGGCAAGTTCATCGTCCAGTACAGCGGCAACCTGGGTCGTTTCCACGACTTCGAGACGGTGCTGCAGGCGGCCGACCGATTGCGGGAACGAGAGGACATCAGGTTCGTGCTCATCGGCCAGGGGGCGAAGGGGGCGTGGCTGGAGGCAGAGATCTCCCGGCGGGGACTGGCCAACGTGGAGCTGCTCCCGTTCCAGCCCCAAGTCGAGCTGGTCCACTCGCTCGCCGCCCAGAGCGTCTCCCTCGTCACGCTCGAACGGGGCGCCGAGGGCCTCTGCGTGCCCAGCAAGTTCTATCCGATTCTCGCTGCCGGCAAGCCCGTGATCGCGGTAATGGACGGGAAGGCCGAGGTGGCCCGTGTCGTCGCGGAGGAGGGGATCGGCGAGGTCGTGGCGCAGGGTGACGGGACGGCTCTGGCCGCGGTCATCGACCGCCTGAGCCGCACGCCCGATCTGGTCCGCGGCATGGGCCTCCGCGCGCGCGAGTTGCAGCAGCGAACGTTCGACCGGACGGCGGCCGTCGAGCGGTACCACGAGCTCCTGCTCTCACTCGATGCGCCCGGGCGGGGGCAACCGGCTGACGCTCGGGGGCCCCACCGCCATCGAACCGAGGCCGACCCGGTAGTGGTCTCCGAGGCGAACCTGGACGACCAACCCCGGCTGGTCGAGATGCACCTCCGCTACCTTGGACCGCGCCTGAACCTGGCCAGTCTCCTGGGCCCCCCCTTCGTGCGAGCGGTCTATCACTGGTTCCTCACCGCCCCACACGCCTACGTCCTCAAGGCCACCGTGGGCGATGAGATCGTCGGGTTCACCACCCTCTCCGACGTCCCCTATACCCGGCCGATGCTGTCGGCGTGCCGAGGAGCGGCGCTGAGCTGTCTCCTCCGGCGTCCCTGGTTGCTGCTCAACCCTCGGTTGATCGAGCGCCTCTGCCACCGGCCACGAGGGATCGGTGCCTGCCACCTCGGCGGCATCGCCCAGGTGGGGTTCACGGCGGTGGTGCCCGGTTACCGCGGCAGGGGCGTGGGCTCTAGGCTCAAGGAGGCCTCGATCAGGGCATGCCGCAAGCGGGGCTGCAGGGGACTGCTCACCGGCATAGGCAGCGAGAACACCGCCAGCATCGCGCTCAACGAGCGCTTCGGGTTCCGCGCGGTGGAGGGAGCGGAAGGCAGGGGCTACCGCTACTACCTGTTACGGTTCCCGGGGCCTGAGGTGCCGGCCCAAGCGGGCGCAGGAGAGGAACGAGCGAGGCTAAGCCCCGCCCCCACGCCGGCGAAGAGGACTCACCTGCAAGGGATGGGACGATGA
- a CDS encoding glycosyltransferase family 4 protein, whose product MLWGPFPHEGGVFGGGIGGYARCNSQMLRSRLSRAVTLRRLPMTVPRFHGRILAALHLVPRLLADCLALLVTLLRDRPDVLHITALYWRSIYREAYAVALCRLLGVQVIYDLRAGTFIDYAESRGPFGTALLRLIMSLSTEVTVEGKKYVEYVERKFGRTPTWIPNFVLDADLSSFPPAELRQPGPDEPFRIAFTGYLIPDKGVDVLLRAAHHLSRRFPVELTLIGEQSDRIGEELERFRTLQSNSFRLVTPGRLELPEVLSTLREQHVFVFLSRFHGEGHSNAVSEAMAMGLPVVASRHGFLADVVTDECGVVLSDPRDAVAVTEVLWELRSDWDRLRRLGRSARERIRTEFGEGPVLGKTEALYQRCARRAA is encoded by the coding sequence GTGCTCTGGGGTCCGTTCCCCCACGAAGGCGGCGTCTTCGGTGGCGGTATCGGAGGCTACGCCCGCTGCAACTCGCAGATGCTGCGTTCACGGCTTTCGCGGGCGGTCACCTTGAGGCGGCTGCCGATGACGGTGCCCCGCTTCCACGGCCGCATCCTCGCGGCGCTCCACCTGGTTCCCAGGTTGCTGGCCGACTGCCTCGCGCTGCTGGTCACCCTACTGAGGGACAGGCCCGACGTCCTCCACATCACCGCGCTCTACTGGCGCAGCATCTACCGGGAGGCGTACGCGGTGGCGCTGTGCAGGCTGCTCGGGGTGCAGGTGATCTACGATCTGCGCGCCGGCACCTTCATCGACTACGCCGAGTCGCGAGGTCCGTTCGGCACCGCTCTGCTGCGGCTCATCATGTCGCTGTCCACCGAGGTGACGGTCGAGGGGAAGAAGTACGTCGAGTACGTCGAGCGGAAGTTCGGTAGAACCCCGACCTGGATACCCAACTTCGTCCTGGACGCCGACCTTTCGAGCTTCCCGCCCGCCGAACTTCGGCAGCCCGGCCCCGACGAACCGTTCAGGATCGCCTTCACCGGCTATCTGATCCCCGACAAGGGGGTCGACGTCCTCCTGCGCGCCGCGCATCACCTGAGTCGCCGCTTCCCCGTCGAGCTGACGCTGATCGGCGAGCAGTCTGACCGGATAGGGGAGGAACTCGAACGGTTCAGAACTCTCCAGTCCAACTCGTTCAGGCTCGTTACCCCTGGCCGTCTCGAGCTTCCCGAGGTGCTGAGCACCCTACGTGAGCAGCATGTGTTCGTCTTCCTCTCGCGGTTCCACGGCGAAGGGCACTCCAACGCGGTCAGCGAGGCGATGGCGATGGGCCTGCCGGTCGTCGCGAGCCGCCACGGTTTCCTGGCCGACGTTGTGACCGACGAGTGCGGAGTGGTGCTGAGCGATCCACGCGATGCGGTGGCCGTCACGGAGGTGCTGTGGGAGTTGCGCTCCGATTGGGACAGGCTACGGAGGCTGGGGCGCAGCGCCCGCGAGCGGATCCGGACCGAGTTCGGCGAGGGACCGGTCCTGGGCAAGACCGAGGCGCTCTATCAACGGTGCGCCAGGAGGGCAGCATGA